From Halodesulfovibrio sp., a single genomic window includes:
- a CDS encoding chloride channel protein produces the protein MLGPFNKIWKEYLRVYHSVTYVRMLVLGVLVGIFAGLVAVIFRLGLDYSLDFIQHNLAGFSSHGGHSGEYRPWVIPIALVSVALVTGFLVEKFLPDSIHGVTDGTDAMIKAFHQNKGEIKPKAPIIKGITSIMTIAAGGSAGQEGPVSQLGAGLGCWFAHKFGLSTKERRILMLTGAAGGLGAIFLAPLGGAMTAIEVIYKEDFESEAIVSAVTSSVVAYSLFFMAFGSKPMFDIPEFHFNDARELLFYAILSAACALAAWIYVRTFHFLKYSVFEKLRQRVGIMWTMAAGGLIMGVYGMFYPEVLSTGHHGLEQAINGSLPVFTMLVLLFGKTLATSLTLGSGMSGGMFAPALFVGGMTGGVVGFTANSFYPNIVTQPGGYVLVGMATFFAGVANAPIGPLIMVCELSQGYGLLAPLMLAGAICVVISRKVSLYENQVENKFESPAHIVDSTVNILENLHVGDFYQRGRVTILEESITLKALTNIITGTNEFFFPVKNIAGEITGILSINDVRNILYEESLFDLVVVGDLARKGVTLHDDDDLYTALVKFVDSDLGQIPVVQEDNPHEILGLINRADVFRAYKNHLSTIHENEK, from the coding sequence ATGCTCGGTCCATTTAACAAAATCTGGAAAGAATACCTTCGTGTATACCATAGTGTCACATACGTCCGTATGCTTGTGCTTGGTGTGCTTGTTGGTATTTTTGCCGGTTTAGTCGCTGTCATATTCCGTCTCGGACTCGACTATTCTCTCGACTTTATCCAACACAACCTTGCTGGATTCTCCAGTCACGGCGGACATAGTGGTGAATATCGCCCTTGGGTTATTCCTATCGCACTGGTTTCTGTCGCGTTAGTTACCGGTTTTCTGGTGGAAAAATTTCTTCCAGATTCCATTCATGGTGTCACTGACGGCACTGATGCGATGATTAAAGCGTTCCACCAGAACAAAGGTGAAATTAAACCTAAGGCTCCCATCATCAAAGGGATCACTTCTATTATGACCATTGCAGCGGGTGGTTCCGCAGGTCAGGAAGGCCCTGTTTCCCAGCTTGGTGCTGGGCTTGGTTGCTGGTTTGCACATAAATTCGGGCTTTCTACTAAAGAGCGTCGTATTTTAATGCTCACTGGTGCTGCCGGTGGTCTGGGTGCTATCTTCCTTGCGCCTCTTGGTGGCGCTATGACAGCCATTGAGGTTATCTACAAAGAAGACTTCGAATCAGAAGCTATTGTTTCTGCGGTAACATCGTCCGTTGTTGCGTATTCCCTTTTCTTTATGGCATTTGGCTCCAAGCCAATGTTTGATATTCCGGAATTCCACTTCAACGATGCACGGGAGCTGTTGTTTTACGCCATTCTTTCCGCTGCATGTGCCCTTGCAGCGTGGATTTACGTCCGAACCTTCCACTTCCTCAAATACTCAGTGTTTGAAAAGCTCCGCCAGCGTGTAGGCATAATGTGGACAATGGCAGCTGGCGGTCTCATCATGGGCGTGTACGGCATGTTCTATCCGGAAGTGCTTTCAACCGGACATCACGGCTTGGAACAAGCAATTAACGGTAGCCTGCCGGTATTTACCATGCTTGTGCTTCTTTTTGGAAAAACACTGGCAACGTCACTCACCCTCGGCTCCGGCATGAGTGGTGGCATGTTTGCCCCTGCACTGTTTGTAGGGGGCATGACAGGTGGTGTTGTCGGATTTACCGCAAACAGCTTTTACCCGAATATTGTTACCCAGCCGGGCGGTTATGTTCTGGTAGGTATGGCAACATTTTTTGCTGGAGTCGCAAACGCGCCTATCGGGCCGTTAATTATGGTTTGCGAACTGTCGCAGGGCTATGGTTTGCTGGCTCCGCTTATGCTCGCAGGTGCTATCTGTGTTGTTATTAGCCGTAAAGTTTCACTCTATGAAAATCAGGTTGAGAATAAATTTGAATCTCCTGCGCATATTGTTGATTCTACAGTAAACATTCTCGAGAACCTGCACGTGGGCGACTTCTACCAACGCGGACGTGTAACGATTCTTGAAGAATCTATTACACTAAAGGCTTTGACAAACATTATTACCGGCACAAACGAGTTCTTCTTCCCTGTGAAAAACATTGCAGGAGAAATTACAGGCATTCTTTCCATCAACGATGTGCGAAACATATTGTACGAGGAAAGCTTGTTTGATCTTGTTGTCGTAGGTGACTTGGCGCGTAAAGGTGTAACACTCCATGACGATGATGACCTGTATACCGCGTTGGTTAAGTTTGTAGACTCAGACCTTGGACAGATTCCAGTTGTGCAGGAAGATAATCCGCATGAAATTCTTGGTCTCATCAACCGAGCCGATGTGTTCCGTGCCTATAAAAATCATTTGAGCACAATCCACGAAAACGAAAAATAG
- a CDS encoding alpha-hydroxy-acid oxidizing protein yields MQDVRKIARERMKGFCKVCKECDGRACSGEVPGMGALGTGASFRSNIEALADYKLRMRTIHDVSEPDTRSTVLGYDLSIPVFAAPIGGVSFNMGGKISEEEYITSKLKACDANGIVGCTGDGVPPFISEAGFGAIKAVNGKGIPFIKPWEGAEFFEKIEKAAETGCTTFGIDIDAIGLITLAKMGRPVAPRGVERLKALIEKIPGQVLLKGIMTPEDAQAAVEAGAAGIVVSNHGGRVLDHTPGTAHVLADIAEAVNGELAVLVDGGVRTGADILKMIALGADAVMIGRPFSVATVGGLEEGASKYIQQLTGELKSAMVLTGCESIDDANFNIITDVLGQ; encoded by the coding sequence ATGCAAGATGTTCGTAAAATAGCCCGTGAAAGAATGAAAGGTTTTTGCAAAGTCTGTAAGGAATGTGACGGGCGAGCCTGTTCCGGCGAGGTTCCAGGTATGGGTGCACTTGGAACTGGGGCTTCATTTAGAAGCAATATAGAGGCACTGGCAGACTACAAATTACGCATGCGTACTATTCATGATGTTTCTGAACCGGATACTCGTTCAACCGTTCTTGGGTACGACCTTTCTATTCCGGTATTTGCAGCACCAATCGGCGGTGTATCGTTCAACATGGGCGGGAAGATAAGTGAAGAAGAATACATTACTTCAAAGCTGAAAGCATGTGACGCCAACGGTATTGTTGGCTGTACTGGTGACGGTGTGCCACCGTTTATCTCAGAAGCGGGATTCGGTGCAATTAAGGCTGTGAACGGTAAAGGTATTCCGTTCATTAAGCCTTGGGAAGGTGCTGAATTTTTCGAGAAAATCGAAAAAGCTGCTGAAACTGGCTGCACCACCTTCGGTATCGATATCGACGCCATTGGTCTTATCACCCTTGCTAAAATGGGACGCCCTGTTGCACCGCGCGGTGTTGAGCGTTTAAAAGCGCTTATTGAAAAAATTCCGGGGCAGGTATTGCTCAAGGGCATTATGACTCCTGAAGATGCGCAGGCAGCAGTAGAAGCCGGAGCCGCAGGTATTGTTGTTTCCAACCACGGTGGTCGCGTTCTTGACCATACTCCGGGTACAGCACATGTGCTTGCAGATATCGCAGAAGCAGTAAACGGTGAGCTTGCTGTTCTTGTTGATGGTGGTGTCCGTACTGGTGCTGATATTTTGAAAATGATCGCTTTGGGTGCAGACGCTGTTATGATTGGACGTCCGTTCTCCGTAGCAACTGTTGGCGGTCTTGAAGAAGGTGCTTCCAAGTACATTCAGCAACTTACCGGAGAGCTAAAATCTGCTATGGTTCTCACCGGCTGTGAATCTATTGACGATGCTAATTTCAACATCATTACCGATGTGCTCGGACAATAG
- a CDS encoding FadR/GntR family transcriptional regulator, with amino-acid sequence MNKLSSAPKKEQLKIYEQVVLRIQEMVQTGALGIGDKLPPERDLAQTFQVSRSSIREAIRSLQEKGIVESRRGNGTYIIHTGNIVEPLAEAVTEQRIYLLQIMEFRQAIEPAMAGLAARNATPEQLDAIAAIIEEKAPEPPAGNPWEKDIRFHCAIAKASGNPLFEQALYNASTALEEIRQAPLQSPERRAQSCSMHKEIFNAIRTGDAALATESMRTHLKQVHALLFTTV; translated from the coding sequence ATGAACAAGCTATCTTCCGCCCCAAAAAAAGAACAATTAAAAATATACGAACAAGTCGTGCTGCGCATACAAGAAATGGTACAAACCGGAGCGCTTGGTATTGGCGATAAGTTGCCGCCAGAGCGGGATTTGGCACAGACATTTCAAGTTTCCCGCAGTTCAATCCGTGAAGCAATACGCTCTCTACAAGAAAAAGGGATTGTAGAAAGCAGACGCGGAAACGGAACGTATATTATCCATACTGGAAATATTGTTGAGCCATTGGCGGAGGCTGTTACAGAACAACGAATTTATTTATTGCAGATTATGGAGTTCCGGCAGGCAATTGAACCTGCAATGGCAGGGCTTGCGGCTCGCAATGCTACGCCTGAACAACTGGATGCTATTGCAGCTATTATTGAGGAAAAAGCACCGGAACCACCAGCGGGGAATCCGTGGGAAAAAGACATTCGATTCCACTGTGCTATTGCCAAAGCTTCTGGAAACCCGCTGTTTGAACAAGCGTTATATAACGCAAGCACCGCGCTTGAAGAAATACGGCAGGCACCGCTTCAATCTCCTGAACGCAGAGCGCAGTCCTGTTCTATGCATAAAGAAATTTTTAACGCTATCCGTACCGGTGATGCAGCGCTGGCGACAGAATCTATGCGCACGCACTTAAAGCAGGTACACGCGCTACTCTTTACAACTGTGTGA
- a CDS encoding Na/Pi symporter, with protein MPDMTYSPKATPQVSSVTDSQGFNLTVICRWLAVAALIYCMLLAVGMIGAGFKTATAGQAKTLFAFASNPFLGLIIGTVCTALIQSSSTVTSIIVGLVAGGLPVSLAIPMIMGANIGTTITNTIVSAGHMRCSTEFKRAFSAATVHDFFNLIAVGIFLPLEIFTGFLQKSSLAIASMFVGGSSMSMKGMNFIKPITKPLIGGLKGMFGAFSPEIQGALLVVIGIGLIFCAITMMGKLLKKLMVGRAKNMLHTAIGRGSFAGILSGMVVTILVQSSSTTTSLMIPLVGSGIFSMRQIYPFTLGSNIGTCVTALLAATAVVGGNSLFALQIAFVHLLFNISGVLIIYGIPFLREVPPRCAEWLADYAGRKKRYAACYVLGVFFLLPATFIMLAQ; from the coding sequence ATGCCTGATATGACTTACTCTCCCAAAGCGACACCGCAGGTGTCTTCTGTGACTGACTCTCAAGGATTTAACCTTACTGTTATTTGCCGCTGGCTTGCTGTTGCTGCGTTAATTTACTGTATGCTGCTTGCCGTAGGCATGATTGGCGCAGGATTTAAGACTGCGACTGCCGGACAAGCAAAAACATTATTTGCCTTTGCCTCAAATCCGTTTCTCGGACTTATTATCGGTACGGTGTGTACCGCTCTTATCCAGTCCTCAAGCACAGTAACATCTATTATTGTAGGGCTTGTTGCAGGTGGCTTGCCGGTGTCACTGGCTATCCCAATGATTATGGGAGCCAACATCGGTACTACTATCACCAATACAATCGTCAGTGCTGGGCATATGCGATGCAGTACTGAATTTAAGCGTGCGTTTTCTGCCGCAACCGTGCACGACTTTTTCAATTTGATTGCTGTTGGTATCTTTTTACCACTCGAAATATTTACCGGCTTCCTGCAAAAATCCAGTTTAGCCATTGCATCCATGTTTGTAGGCGGAAGTTCTATGAGCATGAAAGGAATGAACTTTATTAAGCCGATCACCAAGCCGTTGATTGGTGGGTTGAAAGGAATGTTCGGTGCGTTTTCACCTGAGATTCAGGGCGCGTTGCTTGTAGTTATAGGCATTGGACTTATTTTCTGTGCAATTACCATGATGGGTAAGCTGCTCAAGAAACTTATGGTTGGTCGTGCTAAAAATATGCTGCATACCGCAATTGGGCGTGGCTCATTCGCGGGTATCCTTTCCGGCATGGTTGTCACCATTCTTGTTCAGTCTTCTTCAACAACAACCAGCCTTATGATCCCGCTTGTTGGCTCAGGCATTTTCAGCATGCGCCAGATCTACCCATTTACCTTGGGAAGTAACATCGGCACATGCGTTACAGCTCTGCTTGCTGCAACAGCTGTTGTCGGCGGTAACAGTCTTTTTGCTCTGCAAATTGCGTTTGTGCACCTGCTCTTTAATATCTCCGGTGTACTTATAATTTATGGAATACCGTTTTTACGCGAAGTGCCACCGCGATGTGCAGAATGGCTTGCAGATTACGCCGGACGAAAAAAACGCTACGCAGCATGCTACGTTCTTGGAGTATTTTTCTTACTCCCTGCAACATTCATCATGCTTGCACAGTAA
- a CDS encoding universal stress protein has translation MKITKILLPVDGSEYSLNAATEAIDLASKFNAEIIVLYCSETFQNLKQFKEFSVESLEYANQVLTPVREMMEKHKALYSERVVDNSPSEEIPRIAEKEKVDLIIMAPRGTNPLASILLGSVTTRVLKQAPCNVLVVHKKH, from the coding sequence ATGAAAATAACAAAAATATTATTGCCGGTGGACGGTTCCGAATATTCTCTCAATGCTGCTACTGAAGCTATTGATCTTGCAAGTAAGTTTAATGCGGAAATAATAGTACTGTATTGCAGTGAGACGTTCCAAAACCTCAAGCAATTTAAAGAATTTTCCGTAGAGTCACTAGAATATGCCAATCAAGTGCTTACACCTGTCCGCGAAATGATGGAAAAGCATAAGGCGCTGTATTCAGAACGTGTTGTGGATAACTCGCCAAGTGAAGAAATTCCACGAATAGCGGAAAAAGAAAAAGTAGATTTAATTATTATGGCACCGCGGGGAACCAACCCACTTGCTTCTATCCTGCTTGGCAGCGTGACAACCAGAGTATTAAAACAAGCTCCATGTAACGTGCTTGTTGTGCATAAAAAGCACTAA
- a CDS encoding nitroreductase family protein encodes MLDFNVNFEKCIQCGLCVADCPTTIIRFDSEHPSIDPSREARCLKCLHCLAICPSGAISILDVEPSDCKTIKNSFPSDEQLETLMRGRRSVRRFKQENVDTALINRLIELSANAPTAKNAMELQFTVVDDMDVMKKISDHTYKHITEAITEQRLPKGLGHFKAFAKAHAQGNDIIFRNAPHMLIVSAPTAGASAHIDVAIALTHFDLAATNAGLGSLWCGFALQALTGLVPDYKEMLGIPQEHDAAYVMMFGAPAVKYQRTVDRKFQTVHRVKL; translated from the coding sequence ATGCTTGATTTTAACGTTAATTTTGAAAAATGCATTCAGTGCGGTCTGTGTGTTGCAGACTGTCCTACAACAATTATTCGTTTTGATAGTGAACACCCTTCTATTGACCCGTCCCGTGAAGCTCGTTGTCTGAAGTGTTTACACTGTTTAGCTATCTGTCCTTCAGGCGCTATATCTATTCTTGATGTAGAGCCAAGCGACTGTAAAACTATCAAAAACAGCTTTCCATCTGATGAGCAGCTCGAAACACTCATGCGCGGACGCCGCTCCGTTCGTCGTTTCAAGCAGGAAAATGTTGATACAGCACTCATCAATAGATTGATCGAATTATCTGCAAATGCACCTACAGCAAAAAATGCTATGGAACTGCAATTTACTGTTGTGGACGATATGGATGTAATGAAAAAAATATCTGACCACACATATAAGCACATTACAGAAGCGATTACAGAACAACGGTTACCGAAAGGTTTAGGGCATTTTAAAGCGTTTGCAAAAGCGCATGCCCAAGGTAACGACATTATATTCCGAAACGCACCACATATGCTTATTGTTTCAGCGCCTACAGCTGGAGCTTCTGCGCATATTGATGTTGCAATTGCTCTTACTCACTTCGATCTGGCAGCAACAAATGCTGGATTAGGCAGTCTGTGGTGTGGATTTGCATTACAGGCGCTCACAGGCTTGGTTCCAGACTACAAAGAAATGCTGGGTATCCCGCAAGAGCACGATGCAGCATATGTTATGATGTTCGGCGCACCGGCGGTAAAGTATCAGCGCACTGTTGACCGTAAATTCCAGACAGTTCATCGAGTCAAATTATAA
- a CDS encoding CHASE3 domain-containing protein: MNLTTMRFKTKLILGIGVPMVMLSLLGTVCITNIDNLTQTSGWVEHTHYVLEQAEALQGSAINMETGMRGYLLAGKEAFLEPYTNGEKSTYATIAELKKTVKDNPNQVARLEEAERVLKSWQHDITEPIISLRRQIGNAQTMNDMAKRVGEEQGKKYFDSFRAQVAGFIKAEKAELARYQSTGGMGSRVSATYETIIMGTNLLAAAVDMETGMRGFLLAGKENFLAPYNNGSDSFYAQAAKLKRKVAGNPAQVRRVAAMVGTIREWQTKVVAPSIQLRRDIGHAKTMDDMADIVGEARGRKFFGKFRQLMADFERDERALMEVRQSENDETVTETMVLVISCIVLGFAISGVLGYIIIHSLNSQLDTIRVYAQQVADGDLESTLEGTFPPELDRVKTAIEQMVENLKERLGFAQSVLDGISNRFPVLTLDAQGNITFLNSRLVEACGKTGSTEEFIGKHMDALGVDSQTTPSVQALTNGEMVQRELIVQRSEGDRILEANANPLYDLDKNLIGVFTVYYELTSIRNQQAEIQKKNKLMAEIAEQATGIANLVSVGAEELAAQVAETTEGAQRQSARTSETATAMEEMNATVSEVAHNASQASENASKSHATASRGESVVDEMVASIQEVHGQMDTLRRNMDSLGTQAQDIGTVITVIEDIADQTNLLALNAAIEAARAGDAGRGFAVVADEVRKLAEKTMDATREVVATITSIQKGAEASIAATGEATRSVETSTALAGESGDLLNSIVQLAGETASQVESIATASEQQSAASEEVNRAVEEVSMISDETAQSMLSASQSVESMAHNAQELRGLISRLAH; encoded by the coding sequence ATGAATTTAACTACCATGCGTTTTAAAACAAAATTAATTTTAGGGATAGGTGTCCCTATGGTAATGCTCAGTTTGCTTGGGACTGTATGCATTACGAATATTGATAACTTGACGCAAACCTCCGGTTGGGTTGAGCACACGCACTATGTTCTTGAACAAGCGGAAGCCCTTCAAGGGAGCGCCATTAATATGGAAACCGGTATGCGTGGGTATTTGCTGGCAGGCAAAGAGGCATTTCTTGAACCGTATACTAATGGAGAAAAAAGTACATACGCAACAATTGCAGAGCTTAAAAAGACGGTAAAAGACAATCCTAACCAAGTGGCAAGACTTGAAGAAGCTGAACGTGTCCTCAAAAGTTGGCAACACGATATTACAGAGCCAATCATTAGCTTGAGACGACAAATTGGTAACGCTCAGACCATGAATGACATGGCAAAGCGCGTAGGCGAAGAGCAAGGCAAAAAATATTTTGATTCTTTTCGTGCACAAGTTGCTGGTTTCATAAAAGCTGAAAAAGCGGAGCTTGCACGATACCAGAGTACAGGCGGCATGGGCTCCCGCGTATCAGCTACCTATGAAACAATTATCATGGGCACGAACTTGCTCGCTGCGGCTGTCGATATGGAAACCGGCATGCGTGGTTTTTTGCTGGCAGGTAAAGAAAATTTTTTAGCACCATATAATAATGGCTCTGATAGCTTTTATGCTCAAGCTGCAAAGCTGAAGCGCAAGGTTGCAGGCAACCCTGCTCAAGTTCGTCGAGTAGCCGCAATGGTTGGCACTATACGAGAGTGGCAAACAAAGGTTGTTGCTCCAAGTATCCAGCTACGCAGAGATATTGGTCACGCTAAAACCATGGATGACATGGCTGATATCGTCGGTGAAGCCAGAGGCAGAAAGTTCTTCGGAAAATTCCGTCAACTTATGGCAGATTTTGAACGCGACGAGCGGGCACTGATGGAAGTTAGACAATCAGAAAACGACGAGACCGTCACCGAAACCATGGTTCTTGTCATAAGCTGTATTGTATTAGGCTTCGCGATATCCGGTGTTCTAGGGTACATTATTATCCATAGCCTGAACAGCCAGCTTGATACTATCCGTGTGTATGCGCAGCAGGTCGCAGATGGTGACCTTGAGAGCACTCTTGAGGGGACATTCCCGCCAGAGTTAGACCGTGTGAAAACTGCAATTGAGCAAATGGTTGAAAATCTGAAAGAGCGCCTTGGCTTTGCTCAAAGCGTACTTGATGGCATTTCTAACCGATTCCCAGTGTTAACCCTTGATGCTCAGGGCAACATAACCTTCCTCAATAGTCGACTGGTGGAAGCGTGCGGTAAAACAGGTAGTACAGAAGAATTCATCGGCAAGCATATGGACGCACTTGGCGTTGATAGCCAGACCACTCCTTCTGTGCAAGCGCTTACTAACGGTGAGATGGTTCAGAGAGAGTTAATCGTTCAGCGGAGCGAAGGGGATCGAATTCTTGAGGCAAATGCTAACCCTCTATATGACCTTGATAAAAATTTAATAGGTGTATTCACAGTTTATTACGAACTGACCTCTATCCGCAATCAGCAGGCAGAAATTCAGAAAAAGAACAAGCTGATGGCGGAGATAGCAGAGCAAGCAACAGGTATTGCGAACTTGGTTTCCGTCGGTGCTGAAGAGCTTGCAGCTCAAGTGGCAGAAACAACCGAAGGTGCTCAGCGTCAGAGTGCACGTACTTCTGAAACAGCAACCGCCATGGAAGAGATGAATGCTACAGTGTCAGAGGTGGCACATAATGCATCGCAAGCTTCAGAAAACGCCTCTAAATCACATGCAACTGCCTCTCGCGGTGAATCCGTTGTTGATGAGATGGTCGCGTCTATTCAAGAAGTGCATGGGCAGATGGATACATTACGCCGTAATATGGACTCGCTGGGTACTCAAGCTCAGGACATCGGAACAGTCATCACGGTTATTGAAGATATTGCTGACCAGACAAACTTGCTGGCTCTTAATGCAGCTATTGAAGCAGCGCGTGCAGGTGATGCTGGTCGAGGCTTTGCTGTCGTTGCAGATGAAGTACGTAAGCTGGCAGAAAAAACCATGGATGCCACCCGTGAAGTAGTAGCTACCATCACAAGTATTCAAAAAGGTGCTGAAGCAAGTATTGCCGCTACTGGCGAAGCAACAAGATCAGTGGAAACAAGCACAGCACTCGCTGGTGAATCTGGAGACCTGCTCAACTCTATTGTTCAGCTAGCGGGCGAAACAGCGAGTCAGGTTGAATCTATCGCTACAGCAAGTGAACAACAGTCTGCGGCAAGTGAGGAAGTCAACAGGGCTGTTGAGGAAGTAAGTATGATCTCCGATGAAACCGCTCAGTCAATGTTGTCGGCATCACAATCTGTTGAAAGCATGGCGCATAATGCGCAAGAGCTTAGAGGATTGATTAGTCGCCTTGCGCACTAA